The DNA region ATACGCAGCAATTTATGATGCCGGTAACAATTCCGCTGATTCTGTCGATTGTTATGGCTCAGTTTGTAATCAATAACCCTGAAGGGCCTGTAGCTTTCTGGTTCTCTATGATTCCGTTCACCTCACCCATCATTATGATGGTCAGGATTCCTTTCGGAGTGCCCTACTGGGAACTTGCGCTATCTATGGTTATTCTGACCATTACATTCATAGGTTCAGTATGGTTAGCCGGCAGAATATATCGCACCGGAATACTGATGTATGGCAAAAAAGTGAGTTGGGGCGAAATGTGGAAATGGTTGTTTTATAAAGGATAACCGCTCTTTTGGGCAATTTTGATTTTTGAATAAAAAAGGTTAAAAAATAATTACCAGACAATACCATGGCAAGGATTTTAGTCATTGATGATGAGCGAAGCATTCGTAATACGCTGAAAGAAATTCTGGAGTATGAAGGTTACATAATGGATGAAGCTCCTGATGGCCCGGCTGCACTTGAACTCGCCGCCAAAGAAAAATATGATGTCATTTTATGCGACATTAAAATGCCACAAATGGATGGTATTGAAGTACTTGACAAGCTACTGTTAATCAACGACACTCCAGTGGTGATGATTTCAGGACACGGAAATATTGATACTGCGGTAGATGCCATCAAACGGGGGGCTTATGACTATATCTCGAAACCTCTTGACCTGAACCGCCTGCTGATAACCATCCGTAATGCCATGGAAAGGGGCAGTTTGATTAAAGAGACTAAAGTTCTGAAGAGAAAAGTCAGCAAGACATTTGAAATGATTGGAGAATCGGAGCCCATACAACAAATCAGAAACATGATTGAGCGTGTTGCCCCAACCGATGCAAGAGTGCTGATTACAGGAAGCAACGGCACCGGAAAAGAGCTGGTAGCCCGCTGGTTACACGAGCTCAGCAACCGGGCAGAAGGACCATTTGTAGAAGTTAATTGTGCGGCAATCCCCGGAGAGTTAATTGAAAGTGTTTTGTTTGGCCATGAAAAAGGTTCATTTACCTCAGCCATCAAACAACGCAAAGGCGACTTTGAACAGGCCAACGGGGGAACCTTATTCCTTGATGAAATCGGCGACATGAGTCTTTCTGCACAGGCAAAAGTATTGAGGGCGCTGCAGGAAAATAAAATTATGCGGGTTGGTGGCGAAAAAGAAATACCGGTAGATGTGCGCATAGTCGCTGCCACCAATAAAAACATACCCCTTGAAATTGAAAACAAAAATTTCAGAGAAGACCTTTATCACAGGCTGAGTGTTATTTTAATACATGTTCCTTCGCTGAACGAACGCAGGGAAGACATCCCATTGCTTGCCAATTATTTTATCACCGACATCTGCGAAAGCTCAGGCAAGCCCATGATGGATTTTAATGAAGATGCACTCAAGGCATTACAGGATATTAACTGGACCGGTAATATCAGAGAACTACGAAACGTGGTTGAAAGGCTTGCTATACTGTGCGATGGCACAATCACTGCCGAGGATGTTGAAATGTATGCGCATCCGCTGAAAAGGTAGGCCTTAAAATTACCTCACTTTCAGAAATATCTTCAACTTTTGGAACAACTCATCAGGATTAAATGGTTTTGAAACAAAATCATTCATTCCTGCCAGTGTAATTTTTTCCTGCACTTCTGATTTTAAGGAAGCTGTAAGTGCAATTATCGGAATTGAAATAAAAGGCTCCTTCCCCCTGGCCCTGATGATGGATGAAGTCATATAGCCATCCATTTCAGGCATTTGTAAATCCATCAATATCAAATGGTAATATTCACGATTTAGTTTTTCAATAGCTTCAAGGCCATTGGAGGCTGAATCAACCTTCAGATTCCACTCCAGCATAAATTTGCGGGCTATCAGCTCATTAATCCTGTTATCCTCAACCAACAGAATACGCTGACCATTGAAAACCTGCCCTGACAAATCAACAGCGCCCTCGTTGTTAACTCCTCTGAAATCCTTACCTGGTTCCAGATCCAAAGTAAATGAAAACTCAGAACCTTTACCAGGTGCACTCTTCAGATGAATCTCACTACCCAACATTTCGAGTAATTTGCTGGTAATAGCCAGTCCTAGTCCTGTACCCCCATATTTTCTTGACGTTTCAGACGAGGCCTGCGTAAACTCACTGAAAATATGCTGTTGCATCTCCTGCGGTATTCCTATTCCGGTATCAGCTACACTAAATTCAACCTGCACATGTGAGCCCGACTTTGACTTCTGAGAAATACTTATATCCACACTTCCGGTTTCAGTAAACTTTATGGCATTGCTTACCAGATTATTAAGAATTTGCGAAATCCGCAAAGGATCACTTATAAAAAATAACGGAAGTTCTTCATCATAAGTCAGGTGAATAAGAATAGCTTTCTCATGGGCTTTATGCTGCATTGAGCTTACAACACCTTCAACCAGATTTTTCAGATTAAAATCAATCGATTCCAACTCAAGTTTTCCAGCTTCTATCTTGTTTAAATCGAGGATATCATTGATGAGTCCTAACAAATTCTCGGCAGAAAACTTAAGAATTTTCAAATCTTCCAGTTGTTCGGGCCGAGGATTATTGCGCATCAGCAAATGAGTAATGCCGATAACCGCATTCATAGGTGTACGGATTTCGTGACTCATCACTGACAAAAACTGAGTTTTCGCTTTAGCGGCTTCTTCAGCCAGATTTTTTGCGACTTCCAGCTCCTGATTTTTAAAACTCAGGGCTTCATTCTTTTGAACTATTCGTTTATTTTGCTCTTCAATGTGTTGATGCTGCAAAAGTATTTCATGAGTTCTTTCAGAAATCAGGGCCTCCAGTTTTTCATTATCGGATTTTAGCTTCCGGTAACGTCGAAGCATCAACACCCTGTATATCAATGCTAACGCAACAAACAGCAAGGCAAAAACCCACCAACGTTCATACCAGATGCGACTAACCCTGAATTCCCAGATAAGCGGGGTGCTATAAATATAATTTCCTGATTGCCTGGCTCTTACTTTAAGTTTATATTCTCCGGGTTCGAGCCCTCCAATAACGATAATACCATTGTTGGCGATGACCATCCATGTTGAATCCAGGCCTTCAATCCATCGCTCATAAACCAGTTGCCGCGAGGGATACTCAGGAGAAGCCACCTGAAGGCTTATAAAACTTTTATTGCTGATTTTGCCAATACCCTGAGCAACTGCATGTTGGGGTACATTATTCAACAAAAAAGATTTCACGGCGGGCATAAGTGTTCGCCGGGGTTCATTCAGGATTTCAGAAACAGCCATTCCGGCCAATGTTCCCGCCCACATTCTGTTCTCTCTATCGATAAGCAAACCGCGATATGCAATTGTTTTTGACGGCAATCCATTTCTTTCATCAAATTGCATATAATCTCCATTCTTATATCTGAAAAGGCCCTTATTATTGGCCAGCCAAACATAGCCCAAAGAATCAACGGCCACAGCCTTTACTGAATTTTCTGTAAGTTTACCTATGGCAGCTCTGTTATACACTCCGTTTTTAAAACACAATAAACCAAATGATGAACCTAACCAGATACTTCCATCGGGAGCACAAGCTATATCGTTCACATTCAGGTCTATATTTCGTTCAAAATCAACAGGCTTGCTCAGATTTACAAATTTATCCCCGGCAGGATCATACTCAAAAAGAAAGCCTGCATCTTTCATTCCACCAAAAAAAACTCTCCCATTTGCTGAAACGGCCAGTGAAATAGGCCTTGATAATACACCCTTGTCGGGGCCATAAAAACTCAGTAAAAAATCACTTGAAATTTTTATCATCGACTCGTTTTCATCCTGACAGGCCCAAATATTGCCAGCCTTATCAGGCATAAGCTTGAAAACTGCCTTTCCCCTGCTGCTCAGATTAAAATCTTTAAGTTTCTTTCCATTGAAATTACAAAACCAAATATGTGCATCAGTATCAGAAATCCAGAATCCATTTTCAACAGGAAGTACTTGCAGAGCAACAGAAGGTAACGAAAAAAGGGCTTCGGCCTGACCAGGATATGCAGAAGACGATTTAAAAATACGGGCTCCATCAGTAAAAAACAATTCTCCGTTATCCGAATCACTCACACATTGGATATATGAAGTTGTAAATTGTGAAAACGGAGACCCAAAAAGCACTGTTTGCAGGAGTAAGATTCCAATATCGGAAGAGACCCAAATATTATCATCATTATCAATAAATAAATGGTTCACAACCTTTTCGGGATACTGAGACACCAGTTTGAATGTATAATTATCACCCGCAACCGGTTCTAAAAAGAAAAGACCTTCAGCCCAGGTTCCTGCATAAATAATACCTTTTGAATTACGGGCCATATACGAAACATCCTTTTTGCTTACCAGCCTCAATCTGACTGTTGATTTTCCTGCAAAGGTTTTCAGTTCGAATAAGCCATTTCGTGTGGCAATTAAAATTACACCAGGCCTGACATTAAACACGGCATTAATTCCTGATAAACTAAAAGGCAATGTGAGCTTTTCCAGTTTATCATTGCTTTCCAAATATCTGAATACAAAACCGGGTTCGGAAAAGGCAAAGAAATTCCCCAGGCCATCATCGGCAAAAGAGAAAGAACGGCTGAAATTATTGGTTGATACCTCGTTAGGAAGAATATATGTTTTAAACCCATTATCGGTATAGCGATAAACCTTAGAATTATCAGACAACCACACCCGATTTTTTAAATCCGAATAAAACATCTTGGGAAACCACATCATCGAGTCAGACGGGTGAATACCTCCCTGAGCTATTGTTTCAAACCTGATTCCTCCTGATGATTCTCTGAAACGGCTGATACCCATATCAGAAGTGAGCAACATTTCGCCGCGCGGCAGGCAAATGACAGACTTTGCATAAAGGCCTGGCAGCTCATCCTGGAAAAGCTTAAACTCACGACCGTCAAACCTCACAAGGCCATCGTCAGTAGCTGCCCAAATAATTCCATTTTTATCGCGGACAACAGATTTGACAAGTGAAGAAGGCAACCCTTCCTCCTCGGTAAACCTGGTAAGCCTGAGCGATTGAGCGGAGGCTTGAAAAGCAGACAATAACAGAATAAAAAATATAAAACAGAAGTTTCTCACAATAACTATATAACACGCGAGATTAACAACAATAAAAGTACAAAGTTTTGGCCAAGCATAGTAATTAATGCTTAATTTTGCAGATTGTAACCGGGGATGACCGGTTTTGACAGCAAGGAAGTGGTATTGTAAGCATGCCGGGCGTTGTAAGCGTGGCCCGTAAATCCCAACTTACACAGCCAATAACTGGCAACGATTACAATTACGCGTTAGCCGCTTAATCCAAGATTAAGCCGCTTTCTGCTCCCCGGGAAGCCTCGCGTGGCCGCGTCCCGTCAGGAGCATCACAAATGCCACGATAAGACAGGTAAGGCCCTGGTGCCTGTACGAAAACCAAAAGGAATAAGGAAATAGTTGGGCGGTTTTCTCCCTGCCTTTTCCCGACAATCAACTGAAAACTAAGCTTGTAGAAAGCACTATTGCTGCTTGTTTGGACGCGGGTTCGACTCCCGCCATCTCCACAAAAAGCCTGTAAATCAAAGATTTACAGGCTTTTTTAATGATTTATCAATTTCCCACCAAATGCTTGCGTACTTTTGCATTTTACTTATCAAATTAACCTCAATGTCTGCAACTGAAAACATGAGTGCTGTCGCACGCATCATTTCCGAAAATTTCGATACCGGCAACTTTATTAAACTTACACTTAGCAACAAACGAACCAAAAGCAATGATCTGGACAATGTATTTGTACGGCCGGTTATGATTAAGAATCAGGCATTACTATCCTTTGTTTTCAGGCACACCACCAAAGATGTAACCCGAAACCTTCAGGTTGATGCAGCTATTGAGGAAATCACCACTTTACTTAATACCCAGTTTTTTAATGCCGACATATTTACCACTCATGCCGATTATGTATTTATGAGCAACAAAAGAGGGAATTCCAAACTCCTGAAAAAACCAGCCTCGTCAGCTGAACTTCCGGTTTTCAGACACGACAAAATGAAACAACGCCTGATAACCGCCGAGCATAATATTTATTTGCGTGATCTCGGTGTTCTGACCTCTGAATGGAAAGTCAAAAATGACATGCAGGACAAATTCAGGCAGATTAACAAGTATGTTGAGATTATTGACGGTATCCTGAAAGGAGATGAAATAAAAGACAAATTTTCAATAGTTGACATGGGGTCCGGCAAAGGATATCTCACCTTTGCACTTTACGATTTTTTAAAGAATAAGCAGCAAAAGCATATCAGAATGACAGGCGTTGAATTAAGGCCCGATTTGGTTGAAAAATGCAACAAAATTGCCAAAGATGCTGCATTTACCGAACTCAGTTTTACAGAGGGCAGCATTGGAAAAGCCGAATTACCTGCTTTCGACATGATTATTGCTTTGCACGCCTGCGATACAGCCACCGATGAAGCCATTTACCGGGGAATATCGGCCCAAGCCCCGGTGATAGTATGCGCCCCCTGTTGCCATAAGCAAATCAGAAAACAGATAAATCCAGACAACATCCTGAAAGAGATTACCAGACATGGCATTCTGGAAGAGCGTCAGGCCGAAATGCTTACTGACACCATCAGAGCAATGATTATGGAAGCATATGGATATAAAACCAGGGTATTTGAATTTATTGCGACCGAACACACGCCCAAAAACGTTTTGATTGCAGGAACAAGAAAAAAGGCAGTTTTGGTTCCTGATGCTGAAGTATTAAACCGAATAGCTCAACTAAAAGCTCAGTTCGGAATTGAATATCACCACCTTGAACGCCTGCTGGGCATCGGATAATCAAAACGCAAAAAGACATAACAAACACTCCCTGACTTCTATCAGAAAAAGTCAGGGAGTTTTTTATTTTCAGGAAATCTGTTTACTATCAGAAAGTCCATTTTGCGCCGAGTGTGGGATTCAAACGAAAACCCTTTACCGCGCCAAAATTACACCCGATTTCAACCTCCGAACCGAGAGATATATTTTCGGTAAAATTATACCACAACTGAGGTTCTGACAGGAAAATGAACTTAGTTTCTTTTATCTGCTCGTTTTCAGCAAAAAAATTATCTTCCCTCCAGAAATCGGCAAAACCACTGAATGTCAGTTTGTTATTCAACATATTCATGTACCAGACTCCGGTTAGCTGAAAAGAAGCATCATGCTTATCGCGAATATATTTATACAACATCTGTATGGTAAAACCTCGCGAAAAATCAGCATTATTGTAGTTATATTCCAAACCACCAAGCCAGGCATCATTAATAGTATAAGCATTATTGGCTTCGCCTG from Lentimicrobiaceae bacterium includes:
- a CDS encoding DUF5020 family protein, whose product is MKKNYLIILLIFLSCLLNAQNVQLHYDFGKDRSYATSTVEMFKSDKWGSTFFFVDMDYNVGDVKGVSMAYWEIARALNLGKGPFAAHVEYNGGFGQYVAGEANNAYTINDAWLGGLEYNYNNADFSRGFTIQMLYKYIRDKHDASFQLTGVWYMNMLNNKLTFSGFADFWREDNFFAENEQIKETKFIFLSEPQLWYNFTENISLGSEVEIGCNFGAVKGFRLNPTLGAKWTF
- a CDS encoding response regulator, which gives rise to MSAFQASAQSLRLTRFTEEEGLPSSLVKSVVRDKNGIIWAATDDGLVRFDGREFKLFQDELPGLYAKSVICLPRGEMLLTSDMGISRFRESSGGIRFETIAQGGIHPSDSMMWFPKMFYSDLKNRVWLSDNSKVYRYTDNGFKTYILPNEVSTNNFSRSFSFADDGLGNFFAFSEPGFVFRYLESNDKLEKLTLPFSLSGINAVFNVRPGVILIATRNGLFELKTFAGKSTVRLRLVSKKDVSYMARNSKGIIYAGTWAEGLFFLEPVAGDNYTFKLVSQYPEKVVNHLFIDNDDNIWVSSDIGILLLQTVLFGSPFSQFTTSYIQCVSDSDNGELFFTDGARIFKSSSAYPGQAEALFSLPSVALQVLPVENGFWISDTDAHIWFCNFNGKKLKDFNLSSRGKAVFKLMPDKAGNIWACQDENESMIKISSDFLLSFYGPDKGVLSRPISLAVSANGRVFFGGMKDAGFLFEYDPAGDKFVNLSKPVDFERNIDLNVNDIACAPDGSIWLGSSFGLLCFKNGVYNRAAIGKLTENSVKAVAVDSLGYVWLANNKGLFRYKNGDYMQFDERNGLPSKTIAYRGLLIDRENRMWAGTLAGMAVSEILNEPRRTLMPAVKSFLLNNVPQHAVAQGIGKISNKSFISLQVASPEYPSRQLVYERWIEGLDSTWMVIANNGIIVIGGLEPGEYKLKVRARQSGNYIYSTPLIWEFRVSRIWYERWWVFALLFVALALIYRVLMLRRYRKLKSDNEKLEALISERTHEILLQHQHIEEQNKRIVQKNEALSFKNQELEVAKNLAEEAAKAKTQFLSVMSHEIRTPMNAVIGITHLLMRNNPRPEQLEDLKILKFSAENLLGLINDILDLNKIEAGKLELESIDFNLKNLVEGVVSSMQHKAHEKAILIHLTYDEELPLFFISDPLRISQILNNLVSNAIKFTETGSVDISISQKSKSGSHVQVEFSVADTGIGIPQEMQQHIFSEFTQASSETSRKYGGTGLGLAITSKLLEMLGSEIHLKSAPGKGSEFSFTLDLEPGKDFRGVNNEGAVDLSGQVFNGQRILLVEDNRINELIARKFMLEWNLKVDSASNGLEAIEKLNREYYHLILMDLQMPEMDGYMTSSIIRARGKEPFISIPIIALTASLKSEVQEKITLAGMNDFVSKPFNPDELFQKLKIFLKVR
- a CDS encoding SAM-dependent methyltransferase, producing the protein MSATENMSAVARIISENFDTGNFIKLTLSNKRTKSNDLDNVFVRPVMIKNQALLSFVFRHTTKDVTRNLQVDAAIEEITTLLNTQFFNADIFTTHADYVFMSNKRGNSKLLKKPASSAELPVFRHDKMKQRLITAEHNIYLRDLGVLTSEWKVKNDMQDKFRQINKYVEIIDGILKGDEIKDKFSIVDMGSGKGYLTFALYDFLKNKQQKHIRMTGVELRPDLVEKCNKIAKDAAFTELSFTEGSIGKAELPAFDMIIALHACDTATDEAIYRGISAQAPVIVCAPCCHKQIRKQINPDNILKEITRHGILEERQAEMLTDTIRAMIMEAYGYKTRVFEFIATEHTPKNVLIAGTRKKAVLVPDAEVLNRIAQLKAQFGIEYHHLERLLGIG
- a CDS encoding sigma-54-dependent Fis family transcriptional regulator is translated as MARILVIDDERSIRNTLKEILEYEGYIMDEAPDGPAALELAAKEKYDVILCDIKMPQMDGIEVLDKLLLINDTPVVMISGHGNIDTAVDAIKRGAYDYISKPLDLNRLLITIRNAMERGSLIKETKVLKRKVSKTFEMIGESEPIQQIRNMIERVAPTDARVLITGSNGTGKELVARWLHELSNRAEGPFVEVNCAAIPGELIESVLFGHEKGSFTSAIKQRKGDFEQANGGTLFLDEIGDMSLSAQAKVLRALQENKIMRVGGEKEIPVDVRIVAATNKNIPLEIENKNFREDLYHRLSVILIHVPSLNERREDIPLLANYFITDICESSGKPMMDFNEDALKALQDINWTGNIRELRNVVERLAILCDGTITAEDVEMYAHPLKR